One genomic window of bacterium includes the following:
- a CDS encoding DEAD/DEAH box helicase, with protein MKTDSFESLSLNPRILAALKEVGYSEPTEIQSAVIPLAIDGQDILGAAQTGTGKTAAFVLPILERMAMSESENELERGMQAQPSEGDAHDQSDSRGKRQKKRRNRFVRALILSPTRELAQQIEENVEAYAKFLPFNVLSVVGGLSIQRQIKQIQKGVDILVATPGRLLDLLYRKQVDLRRVEYFVLDEADRMLDMGFVHDVQDIAKKIPKERQTFFFSATTSGEVGSLARVLLQNPQTVAVHPPDTVNENVESQVLFVERRDKRELILELVRDPEMTRVLIFTATKSDANVLAAILSRQDIATAAIHSDKSQRDRQQALRAFDSGENRVLVATDVMARGIDVEGISHVINYDLPGDPENFVHRIGRTARAGSRGIALSLCDLDEVKALHLIESFIGSTLDVDREHAFHSKFVETMKNRRESPFAKKRSGRGGSRGRGRRGR; from the coding sequence ATGAAGACAGATTCTTTTGAGTCCCTCTCCTTGAATCCGAGAATACTCGCTGCTCTCAAGGAAGTTGGTTATTCGGAGCCGACTGAAATACAATCGGCCGTAATTCCACTTGCGATTGATGGACAAGATATTCTAGGCGCAGCGCAGACAGGAACCGGAAAAACGGCAGCGTTCGTACTCCCCATTCTTGAACGAATGGCTATGAGCGAATCAGAGAATGAGCTTGAGCGGGGTATGCAGGCGCAGCCCTCTGAGGGCGATGCCCACGATCAGTCTGATTCTCGAGGAAAGCGACAGAAGAAGCGGCGGAATCGATTCGTCCGAGCGCTCATTCTTAGCCCAACTCGTGAGCTTGCACAGCAAATTGAGGAAAATGTTGAAGCCTATGCGAAGTTTCTCCCCTTTAATGTGCTCTCTGTTGTCGGTGGACTTTCTATTCAGCGACAGATAAAGCAGATTCAAAAAGGGGTTGATATTCTGGTAGCTACGCCAGGCAGGCTGCTCGACCTTCTCTATCGAAAGCAAGTGGATCTCCGTCGTGTGGAGTACTTTGTACTCGATGAAGCTGACCGAATGCTTGATATGGGATTCGTCCATGATGTGCAGGACATAGCAAAAAAGATCCCTAAAGAACGACAAACATTCTTCTTTTCTGCGACTACCTCCGGAGAGGTTGGTAGTTTAGCACGAGTGTTACTGCAGAATCCTCAAACCGTTGCTGTGCATCCCCCAGATACAGTCAATGAGAATGTTGAGAGCCAGGTTCTTTTCGTCGAAAGACGGGATAAGCGTGAGCTTATTCTTGAGTTAGTGAGAGATCCCGAGATGACAAGAGTGCTGATATTTACGGCGACAAAATCTGACGCCAATGTATTAGCGGCTATTCTGTCGAGACAAGATATTGCTACCGCAGCGATCCACTCAGATAAGAGTCAACGAGATCGCCAACAGGCATTGCGTGCGTTTGATAGTGGAGAGAATCGGGTATTGGTTGCAACGGATGTGATGGCTCGAGGAATTGATGTAGAGGGTATTAGTCATGTGATCAATTATGATCTGCCCGGCGATCCAGAGAATTTTGTCCATCGAATTGGCCGCACGGCTAGGGCTGGTTCTCGAGGAATTGCTCTTTCCTTATGCGACCTTGACGAAGTGAAGGCACTTCATTTAATCGAGAGTTTTATCGGGAGCACGCTCGATGTAGATCGAGAGCATGCATTCCATTCGAAATTTGTTGAAACGATGAAGAATCGTAGGGAGTCTCCTTTTGCGAAGAAGCGTTCGGGACGAGGAGGCTCGCGTGGTCGCGGTCGTCGCGGGCGCTAG